The genomic region GGCTTCGAAACATGCCTGACGGCGGATGCCGGGGCTAAAAATTCGCCCGAACATGACATCAATTTGAAGAGGCTCGTCCAAAATCCTCTCCTCCCGAGGTAACGCAAAGGTCTCCTCGGGGAGAGGAGGAAGGCGCCCTGCCACCGCCCCGGTCACCCTCTCTGTCAGCCAGAGCGCTGACATCTCCCCCTACCCTCTTCCCAGCTTCCACCACTTCTTTTTGGGCTCAACGGCCTCGCTGGGCGAGGGCACTTTGACGATCTCGTTGCGCAGGACAGCGCGGGGGGTGTCCACCACCATCGCGCGGGCGCGCTCTTCGCCGACGATGAGGGCCGCGGCGTCACGTCCGGGCGGCAGCTTGGGCGAGCGCGGGCCGTGAGGGAAGTGCGTGTCCGATGAGAGGATGTGCACGAGGCCGCACCGCAGCATGTTGTTCGTGATTTTCTTGACCTTCTCCCCGAAGTGCCCAACCACGCTTCCTGCCGTCACCTGGCTCAGCATGCCGCTTTCGACGAACTTCGCCAGGAGGTCCGGCTCCTGCTGGAAGCATTCCAGCCGCTCCGGGTGCGCGAGCACCGGCGTAATCCCCTGTAGCTGAATCTTGAAAAGCGTATCCTCAATGAAGTTGGCCTTGCCGAAGAAGGGCAGCTCCACCAGCGCATAACGGGAGCCGTTGATCCGCAGGGCACGGCCCGCGGTGAACTCGGCAGGCAGATCGATGTCGAGGTGATTCTCCATGCCCACCAGAAATTTGAGCCCGATATTCTGCGCCTGCAGCTCACGGTTCATCTTCTCGACAAGCTCCTGGACATAGGCGACCGAGAAGTTCTCCGTGATGTCCTTCCGGTGCGGGGTGCAGAGCATCTCCAGCGTGCCGTTCTCGGCCGCTACCCGCGCCATCGCGATGGTGTCTTCAACCGTCTTTGCGCCGTCATCGACGCCGGGGAGTATGTGTGCGTGAAGGTCGTACATTGGGCCGGTGTTAGGTGTTAGGTAGGAATAATAAGGGGTCTGGGGGCTGGGGTCTAGGGGTTGGGAGACGCCGGCTAGACTGCGGCCTTGTCTTTGGCGGCAGTGAGACGGCTGTAGAGGTCCAGCATCCTGGCTGCGGAGCCGTCCCAGCCCATCGTGCGCGCCTTTGCGGCGGCGGACTTGCCCATGCTGGCGCGCAGGTGGCCGTTGGAGAGCACCATGTCCAGCCGCTGGGCGAACGGCTCAGGGCAGTGCCACGGGATTATGTAGCCCGTTTCGCCGTTCTTCACGAATGTCCTGGGACCGCCGACGCGTGTGGACACGATCGGCGTGCCGCATGCCATCGCCTCCAGCGCCACCAGCCCGAAGCTCTCGTAGTACGAAGGCATGACGAAAACGTCCGCAGCGTTGTAGTAGGTCGGCAGGTCCTGCTGCGGCACCGTGCCGGTGAAGGTAACAACGTCGTCGAAGCCCATCACGCGCGCCATGTTGCGAAGGCGATCGACTTCCCTATCGTGCTGCAGCTTCCCGCCCACGATGAGGAGGCGCATGTCCTTGACGCTCTCCATGTATCCCAGCGCGCCGATAAGGATGTCCAGCCCCTTGAGCGGCTCGATGCGGCCAACGGAGAGGACGATCTTCTCTCCATCGGCTATTCCCAGCCTGCGTCGCGCTTCGGCCTTGTCCGTCGGGTAGAAACGCTCGAGGTCAACACCGGCGGAAATGATCCGCACCATCTTCGGCGATACTTGGTAGAGGCGGACGATGTCTTCCTTCTCCTGCTCGGTGGAGACGACGACGGCGTCCACGTTCCTGATGATCTCGGTCTCCGCGGTCTCCCGCAGCTGGGGCTCGGTCTCGCCGATGCGGGCGAACATTTTGGTGCGTGCGAGGGTGTGGAATGTGGTGACGTGCGGGACGGCCCACCGCTTGCTCAGGTCTATGGCGGCCACGCCGGAGAGCCAGTAGTGGGAGTGGATGAGATAGTAGGACAGGCCCTCCGACCTGCGGAAGGCCTCGACGCCGTCTGCGAAATCGCCGACGAAGTGGTGCAAGGCCTCCTTCGTCTCGTCTACAGCACCGGCGTCGATGTGAATGACGCGCGCGTTCTCGCCAAGCCGGACGATCCGCGGCTCGTTAACATCATGGACTCTTGTGAAGACGTCGACGTGCTTGCCCAGCTTGCCAAGCTCCCGGGCAACCTGAAGCACGTACACGTTCATGCCGCCGGTGTCCTTTTCGCCTAGCCTGGCGTTAGGACAGCCGTGCATGCTCAATAATGCCAAACGATGCAATTCGTTCCCCCGAACACTGTTAACTCTAATGTACCACTACTTACGATGCTGCAAAAGGCAGGAACGTTGCGCTAGCGCCGCACTACAAGCTGGTAGACGGATTTGTCCTGCGCGCCCAGATCGTACTTGTACCGCTCGGTGCCGCGAAGGAAGTCAAATGTCTTCTTGCCGTTCTCTATCGCTTCCTTGATCGTCAGCGCCGTGTTCAGGAGCCCGACGCTCAGGTTGGCGTACTCGGTGTCGTAGCCGCTGTTGTACAGCAGGTAGGAGTCGCCGTAATCGAAGTTGATGCACGCCGCAACTCGCTTGCCGCCGATCTCCATGACGCTGAGGCGGAACTGCCCCCGGGACGCAAGGTCCTTCGCCATTTCCAGGAAGTACTGCTCGCGAGCGGGGTTCATGAACCTGTTCTTGTTGGGGCTGCTGGCCTTGTGAAGGCGGAAGAAGTCCGGCATAAGGCCGGCAACCTCGTCGGGCGTGGTGCAGGTGTACTCTTTGCGGTCCGGCGCGGCCTCGGCCAGCCTGCGCTGCTTGCGCCGCAGCTCGTGCCTGTCCTTTTTCGGCAGTGCTGCCACATAGTCGTCGAACGTGGCCGGCAGGGGCATGAACGGGGCCTTGTCCTCCTCCTTAAGCTCGGTAGAGTACCCGGCCGCCTCGGCGAGCGATTTCATTCGCTCCGCAGTCGGGGACGATTGCAGCACCGACCGCAGGTCCATAGTGGTCCATTCCAGCGTCTTGAGGTGTGCGAAAAGGGCCGGGTAGAAGGCGTCCTCGTTGCCGTGGGGGACCAGGAAGTCGTGGTAGTCGAAAAGGTCCTTGCCGCCGAGGAAGCTCAGCACGCCGTCCCTGACCATCATCGGCGCCAGCCCCACGAGCCTGTCCCCCTCCCGCACCGAGAATACTCGCAGCTCCGGCGCCTTGCCGAAGTGGTTCACCCACATCGTCTGTACCCACGGAGTCAGGAAAATCGTATCCGTGATGCATGAAGGCAGCAGCTTCGTCCATTCCGCCTGAACAAGGTGAAAGTCCTCCAGCCTGACCTGAGGGGTCATTCCACCCTCCCCGCGAGGGCGTGGAACTGGCGAACGACGGCGGGGTCGGTCTGGAAGCTGCCCCTCATTGCGGCGGTCACAATCTTGCTGCCGGGCTTCTTCACGCCGCGGATTGTCATGCACATGTGCTCTGCTTCGATTATCACGCCCACCCCGGAGGGCTGGGCCGTTGTGAATACTGCGTCTGCTAGCTGGGCGGTGAGCCGCTCCTGGAGCTGCGGCCGGCGGCCCAGGATATCCAGCGCGCGGCCGAGCTTGCTGGCGCCCACGACACGCCCGTTGGGAATGTAGCCCACGTGCGCGTGGCCGTAGAAAGGAAGGAAATGGTGCTCGCAGATAGCGTGGAACTGCATGTCCTTGAGGACCACCATCTCCTTATGCCCCTCATCGAAGCCCGTCTCCAGCACCCTGGCAGGGTCCTCCTCTATTCCGGAGAACAGCTCTGCGTACATCTCTGCCACCCGCCGGGGCGTTTCCAGAAGCCCCTCACGCCGAGGGTCCTCGCCTATGGCCTCAAGTATGGAGGCCACCGCCGCCCGTATCTTGTCCTGGTCAATCAAACTATACCTCGAGCCAGACGGCTCACATGCTTAAAACTTGGTCAAACTATCATAGCTCAGTTAAAGCTTCAATAGTCGGGAAACAGGAACTAATGGCGTCTCGAAGCCCAGATTCTCAAAATGCACACTCAAATGGACTAATCAACCCCTTGTATCAGCACGTACTACGTACTATATCGCCCGTAGTACGTCCTGTCTTGCAAGTCAGACGTGTCAATAAGGACATAGAAAGGGGGCATTCCATCACAGTTTCGCAGTTTTACTAACGTTGGATGGGGTCGCAAAGTGAAAGGAGAGTGTCGCAGAAATGGAAATTTAGACCAGAGAATTCAGTACCTTGCAGGAAGCCTTCAACGCAGCGGCTGAAGCAGCAATGGTTAGTTTCGGACGGCCGGTATCGGGCATCCTGTATTCGCAGGCAGCCCGCCGCTTCATTTCGACCAGCCTTCCTGTCAAGTTGCTGCTAACTATTGCCAAGCGTGACAGCACAGGCAAGAAAGATGACCCAACAAAGCACCGGAACAGGCCACTTGATCAGAGTCACGTGCGTGAGATCGCCCATTACCTGACGAGTGAAGAGAAGTACCTCGTCCCTCCGGTGATGCTGAATGCAGCACAACCGCTTCAAGTCTTCGCTTACCAGTCAACTGGCGCTACGAGACCCTGTGTATTCGTGCTCCCTCCCGACGAATACCTTTTCGTGACTGATGGACAGCACAGACTGGAAGCTCTTCGAGAAGCCATCTCCGTCAAGCCCGAATTGGAGAAGGATGCGGTCGGGGTTACGATCATTGAGGAAGCCAATCTAGACAAGGTCCATCAGGACTTCTTCGATGCCGCACAGGTAATGCCGCTTGCAAAGGCGCTCCTTGTTGAATACGACGGGAAGGCACCCGTGAACTGGCTCACCCGCGAGGTCGCGAAAACCGTGCCGATTTTCCAAGGGCGCGTAGAGCGTATCGGGCACATGGGCAAGAATTCGCTCATGCTATTCACGACGAACCAGGTGAAGCAAGGTGTGCTTCAACTCGTTGTCGGCGATTGGGCGCTCTACGGCGATGCCATGCAAAAGCAGGCCGAGTAGGCCCTCAACCCTGCTAAGGACCTGTGGAAGGAAAGGACTATCGAGTTCTTCAAGGAATTCACTGATTCGAACGACCAGTGGCATGAGGTTGCTACTAGGCCCCTCGAAACAGGACTGTCGACAGACATTCCAGGGAAACGGGCCGATTACCTTCACCTCACGGGAGCCGGATTGCTGGTCCTATGCGGCGTTGGCCATTCCATTCTCCAACTGGCCGTTAGGCCGGACGGCACCCTAACCGCCGAGCAAGCGGACAAGATACGCCAGCTTGCAGCGCTCGACTGGTCCCGGAAAGGTTCGCTTTGGAAGGACTATCTTGTTGGGAGCCATGGCAACGTGACTCCACATAAGAATCACATCGTTCTCGCCGTCGCCCGGGTGAAACAGGCATTAGGACTCCCGATTGCCCCAAAGGAAGCCGGCATCCTGCAAAAGGTTTCAGAATCGATGACCGGCTTGACTGTGTAGAGAGTCGTCATAGTGGAGATTCAGGGGTCGGTGGTCTATAATTCAGGCTGCCGACCCCAACTCTTTGTTCCTGTGAGCGCCTAATGCCACCCCAAACGCACCGGCTCCACGCTCTTTGTCCGTATTTCGAGATGTTTCCGCCGAGTTTCGTTAGGCATCACCTGCGGGCAATAAGTCGACCCGGCGACGTAGTGCTCGATCCGTTTAGCGGAAGGGGTACGACATTGCTGGAGTCACTGCTCCACGATCGAATTGCCATTGCCCTTGATGTAAATCCAGTCGCCGCATGTGTTTCAGGGGCGAAAGCGAATGTGCCGCGTTTTGAAGCGGTAACTGCTCGGCTGGTTGAACTGCGTGAGGAGTTACTCCGGGCCGATCTTGAAAGCATTGAGGAATAGAGAGTCGCGCTGCCAAGCTTCTTTCGAGCGGCATTCCACTACAGGACTTTGCGCGAAATCCTCTTCTTGCGCCGACATGTAAAATGGCGCGAGGATGCTGTCGACTGCTTCGTCGCAGCATTGGCGCTAGGTTCGTTGCACGGAGAGATGGACAAGTCAAATTCGTACTTCAGCAACCAGATGCCGCGTACCATTAGCATGAAGCCGAATTACTCCATGAAGTATTGGCGAGAGCGTCAGCTTCGTCCAAGACGGCGGCACGTCTTTCACCTTCTGCATGAAAGGGCTGTCCTGAGGTACAAAGATGGAATGCCAACTAGGCGCGGTGTGGTGGCTATGGCCGATTCCCGGCGTGCTTCGGGAACCCTCCCCACATGGCAGTCAAAGGTGAGCACAGTCACAACTTCTCCACCATATATCGACACGACAAGCTTCGAAGAGGACCAATGGCTGCGGCTATGGTTCCTGGGTGGCCCCCCACACCCTACTTATAACACCGTGTCCAAAGATGACCGCCATAGCGGCTCTTCCACTTACTGGAGGTTCCTATCGGAAGTTTGGCGCGGTATCGCGGCACTTTTGGCCCCCGAAGCGCGAATCGTTTGTCGAATCGGGGGAAAAGGCCAAACAGTCCAGTCTCTTGGCAACGGCCTTACACTCACGATCAGGTCAGCGTTTCCGAATGCCCGCCTAGTGTCGGCCCCGTTCGTATCCGCGCCAACGCAACGGCAAACGGACAACTTTAGACCAGGCACGACTGGCCATCGATTCGAGGCTGACTTTATTTTCGAGATCTGATATTGGCCATGCAGCAAATACTCGTCTGTAGTTGACCAGCAAGGCCCTCATTGCGTTGCGAGTGTGACCTTTCTAACAAACATCGTATGGCCCCCCGCCGCAGACCGTAACAAAAAGACCAAGGGAATCGATAGCAAGACGACCAGACTGAAGAAGTATCCCAGGAGGAAGTTGATGACCTCGATCATGGAGCAGGACCCGGAGCTTGGACGCGCCATCCAGCAGGAGATAGAGCGCCAGAAGCGCAACATTATCCTGATCGCGTCCGAGAACTACCCCAGCAAGGCTGTGCTGGAGGCGCAGGGGTCCGTTCTCACGAACAAGTACGCCGAAGGCTACCCGGGAAAGCGGTACTACGGCGGGTGCGAATACGTCGATATCGCTGAGAACCTTGCGATCGACCGCGCGAAGAAGATCTTCGGGATGGACCACGCCAACGTGCAGCCCCACAGCGGCGCGCAGGCCAACATGGCGGCCTACTTCGCCACCCTGCAGCCGGGCGACACCGTTATGGGCATGCGCCTGGACCAGGGCGGACACCTGACGCACGGCAGCCCGGTCAACTTCTCCGCCAAGCTGTACAACTTCGTCTCCTACGGCGTGGAGCGCGAGACCGAGCTGATCGACTACTACCAGGCGGAGCAGCTTGCGAAGGAGCACCGGCCGAAGCTGATCGTCGCCGGCGCGACGGCCTACCCGCGAGTGATCGACTTCGTGAGAATGCGCAAAATCGCTGACGAGGTTGGCGCGCGCCTGATGGTTGACATGGCCCATATCGCCGGTCTGATAGCGGGCGGCGTGCACCCTTCCCCCGCGGGCAAGGCGCAGATCGTGACCTCCACCACGCACAAGACGCTCCGCGGCCCGCGAGGCGGCATGATCCTGTGCAACTCGGACATCGCCACGGACGTGGACAAGGGTGTCTTCCCTGTCATGCAGGGCGGCCCGCTCATGCACATTGTAGCC from SAR202 cluster bacterium harbors:
- the folE gene encoding GTP cyclohydrolase I FolE, which encodes MIDQDKIRAAVASILEAIGEDPRREGLLETPRRVAEMYAELFSGIEEDPARVLETGFDEGHKEMVVLKDMQFHAICEHHFLPFYGHAHVGYIPNGRVVGASKLGRALDILGRRPQLQERLTAQLADAVFTTAQPSGVGVIIEAEHMCMTIRGVKKPGSKIVTAAMRGSFQTDPAVVRQFHALAGRVE
- a CDS encoding GNAT family N-acetyltransferase, with the translated sequence MTPQVRLEDFHLVQAEWTKLLPSCITDTIFLTPWVQTMWVNHFGKAPELRVFSVREGDRLVGLAPMMVRDGVLSFLGGKDLFDYHDFLVPHGNEDAFYPALFAHLKTLEWTTMDLRSVLQSSPTAERMKSLAEAAGYSTELKEEDKAPFMPLPATFDDYVAALPKKDRHELRRKQRRLAEAAPDRKEYTCTTPDEVAGLMPDFFRLHKASSPNKNRFMNPAREQYFLEMAKDLASRGQFRLSVMEIGGKRVAACINFDYGDSYLLYNSGYDTEYANLSVGLLNTALTIKEAIENGKKTFDFLRGTERYKYDLGAQDKSVYQLVVRR
- a CDS encoding glycosyltransferase family 1 protein; the encoded protein is MHGCPNARLGEKDTGGMNVYVLQVARELGKLGKHVDVFTRVHDVNEPRIVRLGENARVIHIDAGAVDETKEALHHFVGDFADGVEAFRRSEGLSYYLIHSHYWLSGVAAIDLSKRWAVPHVTTFHTLARTKMFARIGETEPQLRETAETEIIRNVDAVVVSTEQEKEDIVRLYQVSPKMVRIISAGVDLERFYPTDKAEARRRLGIADGEKIVLSVGRIEPLKGLDILIGALGYMESVKDMRLLIVGGKLQHDREVDRLRNMARVMGFDDVVTFTGTVPQQDLPTYYNAADVFVMPSYYESFGLVALEAMACGTPIVSTRVGGPRTFVKNGETGYIIPWHCPEPFAQRLDMVLSNGHLRASMGKSAAAKARTMGWDGSAARMLDLYSRLTAAKDKAAV
- a CDS encoding DGQHR domain-containing protein, which translates into the protein MQEAFNAAAEAAMVSFGRPVSGILYSQAARRFISTSLPVKLLLTIAKRDSTGKKDDPTKHRNRPLDQSHVREIAHYLTSEEKYLVPPVMLNAAQPLQVFAYQSTGATRPCVFVLPPDEYLFVTDGQHRLEALREAISVKPELEKDAVGVTIIEEANLDKVHQDFFDAAQVMPLAKALLVEYDGKAPVNWLTREVAKTVPIFQGRVERIGHMGKNSLMLFTTNQVKQGVLQLVVGDWALYGDAMQKQAE
- a CDS encoding serine hydroxymethyltransferase, producing the protein MTSIMEQDPELGRAIQQEIERQKRNIILIASENYPSKAVLEAQGSVLTNKYAEGYPGKRYYGGCEYVDIAENLAIDRAKKIFGMDHANVQPHSGAQANMAAYFATLQPGDTVMGMRLDQGGHLTHGSPVNFSAKLYNFVSYGVERETELIDYYQAEQLAKEHRPKLIVAGATAYPRVIDFVRMRKIADEVGARLMVDMAHIAGLIAGGVHPSPAGKAQIVTSTTHKTLRGPRGGMILCNSDIATDVDKGVFPVMQGGPLMHIVAAKAVAFGEAMRPDFSAYARQVVANAKAMADELAAGGLRLVSGGTDNHMVLVDLTPLQLTGSKAETALGKVYITTNKNNIPNDPKPPRVTSGLRLGTPSVTSRGMGTAEMKTIAKLVLKTLHNVGDENIEKQVQDEVRQLTSRFPVPGIDK
- a CDS encoding tyrosine protein phosphatase yields the protein MYDLHAHILPGVDDGAKTVEDTIAMARVAAENGTLEMLCTPHRKDITENFSVAYVQELVEKMNRELQAQNIGLKFLVGMENHLDIDLPAEFTAGRALRINGSRYALVELPFFGKANFIEDTLFKIQLQGITPVLAHPERLECFQQEPDLLAKFVESGMLSQVTAGSVVGHFGEKVKKITNNMLRCGLVHILSSDTHFPHGPRSPKLPPGRDAAALIVGEERARAMVVDTPRAVLRNEIVKVPSPSEAVEPKKKWWKLGRG